Below is a window of Nocardia asteroides DNA.
ACACGGGTGCGTCGCCGATGTCCCGGACATCGCCGGAAACGTTGTGGCTCAGTCCGTTACGACGGCGAACGCGTCGATCTCCACCAGCATCTCCGCGCGGGGCAGGCCGGTGAACACGGTGGTGCGCGACGGGAGCACGCCATGGGAGGTGTGCTCGGTGACGAATTCACCATACGCCTCGTTCATGACGGCGAAATGCTCGCGCTCGGTGAGGTAGACCCGCAGCATCACCACATCGTCGAAGCTCGCGCCCGCCGCCTCGACGATCGCCTTCACGTTCAGCAGCGTGCGGGTGGTCTGGGCGGCCACATCGCCCGGGTACAGGTACTCGTTCGTGTGCGGGTCGACCGGGCCCTGGCCCGAGACCTGGACGAACGGGCCCTTGCGCACGCCCTGGGAGAACGTGTGGGCGGGCGCGGGCGCGTCGGTGGTGCGCACGGCGATCTTCTCGGCGGGCATGGAATTCAGCCTTTCCTCGGGGGGACGGCTCGGCGGGGGTCCCAGCCGAGCTCGGTGGAGATGGCCTCGGCGGTGGCT
It encodes the following:
- a CDS encoding RidA family protein; the protein is MPAEKIAVRTTDAPAPAHTFSQGVRKGPFVQVSGQGPVDPHTNEYLYPGDVAAQTTRTLLNVKAIVEAAGASFDDVVMLRVYLTEREHFAVMNEAYGEFVTEHTSHGVLPSRTTVFTGLPRAEMLVEIDAFAVVTD